The following are from one region of the Advenella mimigardefordensis DPN7 genome:
- the nuoH gene encoding NADH-quinone oxidoreductase subunit NuoH, producing the protein MDIWSWFTDGVKAVNVWGTDLLGPVAWLVIWTLVMIVVIALPIIICVAFLTLWERRMIGYMHVRRGPNRVGPGGMLQPFADVLKLLTKEVIVPAQANKVLYFIAPVLTLIPALAAWAVVPFGPEVVLANVNAGLLYVMAITSIGVYGVIIAGWASNSKYAFLGAMRASAQMVSYELAMGFVLVTVLLVSGTLNMNGIVQGQTQGWFASHGVNFMSWNWLPLLPLFVIYVISAVAETNRHPFDVVEGESEIVAGHMVEYSGMGFALFFLAEYANMILLSAIASVMFLGGWSSPLDFAPFTWVPGWLWLGLKAFFVVSLFIWFRASFPRYRYDQIMRLGWKVFIPLTGIWLLVVAIWMQTPFNIWK; encoded by the coding sequence ATGGATATCTGGTCCTGGTTTACCGACGGCGTCAAGGCAGTGAATGTCTGGGGAACCGATCTGCTCGGCCCGGTGGCATGGCTCGTCATCTGGACGCTGGTCATGATTGTGGTCATCGCACTGCCCATCATTATCTGCGTGGCTTTCCTTACCCTTTGGGAACGTCGCATGATTGGATACATGCACGTACGTCGCGGTCCCAATCGCGTTGGCCCTGGTGGTATGTTGCAGCCGTTTGCCGACGTGCTCAAGCTGCTCACCAAAGAGGTCATCGTACCGGCGCAGGCCAACAAGGTGCTGTATTTTATCGCACCGGTACTTACGCTGATTCCGGCGCTGGCCGCCTGGGCAGTGGTGCCTTTCGGTCCTGAAGTCGTGCTGGCCAATGTCAACGCCGGCCTGCTGTATGTGATGGCCATTACCTCTATTGGTGTATACGGCGTGATCATCGCCGGCTGGGCATCCAACTCCAAGTATGCCTTCCTGGGGGCGATGCGTGCTTCGGCACAAATGGTATCGTATGAGCTGGCAATGGGCTTTGTGCTGGTAACCGTGTTGCTGGTATCAGGTACGCTGAACATGAACGGCATCGTACAGGGCCAGACTCAAGGCTGGTTTGCCTCACATGGTGTGAACTTCATGTCCTGGAACTGGCTGCCCTTGCTGCCGCTATTCGTGATCTATGTGATTTCAGCCGTTGCTGAAACCAACCGCCACCCGTTCGACGTGGTTGAGGGGGAGTCCGAGATTGTTGCCGGTCACATGGTTGAATATTCAGGTATGGGTTTCGCACTGTTCTTCCTGGCCGAATACGCCAACATGATTCTGCTGTCTGCCATCGCTTCGGTGATGTTCCTGGGCGGCTGGTCGTCACCTCTGGATTTCGCGCCGTTTACCTGGGTCCCTGGCTGGTTGTGGCTGGGTCTGAAAGCATTTTTCGTGGTGTCACTGTTTATCTGGTTCCGCGCTTCCTTTCCCCGCTATCGCTATGACCAAATCATGCGTCTGGGCTGGAAGGTATTCATTCCGCTTACCGGGATCTGGTTACTGGTTGTCGCGATCTGGATGCAGACGCCTTTTAATATCTGGAAATAG
- the nuoK gene encoding NADH-quinone oxidoreductase subunit NuoK — protein MTISLAHYLILGAIMFAMGVFGIFLNRRNLISLLMSIELMLLAVNINFVAFSSWMPGADGMPDTAGQIFVFFILTVAAAEAAIGLAILVMLFRKINSINVDDIGRLKG, from the coding sequence ATGACCATATCACTCGCTCATTATTTGATCCTTGGCGCGATTATGTTCGCCATGGGCGTATTTGGTATTTTTCTGAACCGGCGCAATCTGATCAGTCTGCTGATGTCGATCGAGCTGATGCTGCTGGCCGTTAATATCAATTTCGTGGCTTTCTCCAGCTGGATGCCGGGTGCCGATGGCATGCCTGATACAGCCGGACAGATATTCGTATTTTTCATCCTCACGGTGGCTGCTGCTGAAGCGGCTATCGGCCTGGCGATTCTTGTGATGCTGTTCCGTAAAATCAATTCAATCAATGTGGACGACATCGGTCGTTTGAAAGGGTAA
- the nuoI gene encoding NADH-quinone oxidoreductase subunit NuoI → MSAIKDFFGSLLLTELLKGMSLTGKYFFKRKITLQYPYEKTPASPRFRGLHALRRYPNGEERCIACKLCEAVCPALAITIESEERDDGTRRTSRYDIDLTKCIFCGFCEESCPVDSIVETHIHEYHGEKRGDLYFTKDMLLAVGDKYESEIAARREADARYR, encoded by the coding sequence ATGAGTGCAATTAAAGATTTTTTTGGCAGCCTGCTACTGACTGAATTGCTGAAAGGCATGAGTCTGACGGGCAAGTATTTCTTCAAGCGCAAGATTACGCTGCAGTACCCTTACGAGAAAACGCCGGCTTCACCGCGCTTCCGTGGCCTGCATGCCTTGCGTCGCTATCCCAATGGGGAAGAGCGCTGCATTGCCTGTAAGTTATGCGAAGCAGTGTGTCCTGCCCTGGCCATTACCATCGAATCAGAAGAGCGTGATGACGGCACTCGTCGTACCTCGCGCTATGACATCGATCTGACCAAGTGCATTTTCTGCGGCTTTTGCGAAGAGAGCTGCCCGGTTGATTCCATCGTTGAGACGCATATTCATGAGTACCACGGTGAGAAGCGGGGCGATTTGTATTTCACCAAGGATATGCTGCTCGCTGTAGGAGATAAGTATGAATCCGAGATCGCTGCGCGTCGCGAAGCTGATGCCCGTTACCGATAA
- a CDS encoding 3'-5' exonuclease yields the protein MPFNKMINALTRFLRQSPAHPRAASLQKRFEAWRALPAANSRQTVRDSRIVVLDVETSGLNLRKDRLIAIGAVAIVQGRIMLNDTFDIVLRQEQVSSKSNILIHGIAGGKQRSGTEPADALMQFLEYIGPDPLLAFHVAFDQTMLEKSMKTWLQTDLRKRPWIDLAYLAPALYREQALSHRTLDDWMQLFHIHNQRRHDAVADALATAELFLCLNKKCEQLGKYTLDSLYTAERQYRTLIAQ from the coding sequence ATGCCCTTTAACAAGATGATCAATGCGCTGACGCGTTTTCTGCGCCAATCCCCTGCTCACCCGCGTGCGGCCTCCTTGCAGAAAAGGTTTGAAGCCTGGCGCGCCTTGCCGGCAGCGAACAGCAGGCAAACCGTAAGGGACAGCCGAATCGTCGTTCTGGATGTGGAAACCAGCGGCCTTAATCTGAGGAAAGATCGCTTAATAGCGATTGGTGCCGTAGCCATTGTGCAAGGCCGGATCATGCTGAACGACACTTTTGATATCGTGCTGCGACAGGAACAGGTCAGCAGTAAAAGCAATATTCTTATCCACGGTATTGCAGGTGGGAAACAGCGCAGCGGCACCGAGCCGGCCGATGCCCTGATGCAGTTTCTGGAGTACATCGGCCCCGACCCGCTACTGGCCTTTCACGTTGCCTTTGACCAGACCATGCTGGAGAAAAGCATGAAAACCTGGCTACAGACTGATCTGCGCAAACGCCCCTGGATAGATCTGGCCTATCTGGCGCCTGCACTGTATCGGGAACAGGCGCTGAGCCACAGGACCCTGGATGACTGGATGCAGCTGTTTCACATACACAATCAACGACGCCACGACGCCGTGGCCGACGCGCTGGCCACTGCCGAGCTATTTCTGTGTCTGAATAAAAAATGCGAACAGCTGGGCAAGTACACACTGGATAGCCTCTATACTGCCGAAAGACAGTACCGGACGCTTATTGCACAATAA
- a CDS encoding NADH-quinone oxidoreductase subunit J produces the protein MFTTVLFYILAVILIIAGARVITATSPVTAVLHLILTFFTASMLWMLLGAEFLALLLVLVYVGAVMVLFLFVVMMIDITPANLRSGFKTYLPLGLVVGGVMVLEIAFVLGNMYLGSGPSISMPADYDNTRELGIALYSRYSYAVQIGAVTLLVGMIAAIALTLRERRNRKYVTSDQQLHVKASDRLKMVNIPSQREVPTAEDQDVKPAGEGK, from the coding sequence ATGTTTACAACTGTTCTCTTTTATATTCTGGCCGTTATCCTGATCATTGCAGGTGCGCGGGTCATTACGGCGACCAGCCCGGTAACGGCGGTGCTGCACCTGATTCTGACCTTCTTTACAGCTTCCATGCTGTGGATGCTGCTGGGTGCGGAATTTCTGGCGCTGCTGCTGGTTCTGGTTTATGTGGGCGCCGTGATGGTGCTGTTCCTGTTTGTTGTGATGATGATCGACATTACGCCGGCCAATCTGCGGTCCGGTTTCAAAACCTATCTGCCGCTGGGCCTGGTTGTGGGTGGCGTCATGGTTCTGGAAATTGCCTTTGTACTGGGCAATATGTACCTGGGTTCCGGTCCGTCCATCTCCATGCCTGCTGATTATGACAATACGCGTGAACTGGGTATTGCCCTGTATTCCCGCTACTCCTATGCCGTTCAGATTGGTGCGGTAACGCTGCTGGTAGGTATGATCGCCGCAATTGCGCTTACCTTGCGCGAGCGTCGTAATCGCAAGTACGTGACGTCCGATCAGCAGTTGCATGTGAAGGCATCTGATCGTCTGAAGATGGTTAATATTCCATCGCAGCGTGAAGTGCCCACGGCAGAAGACCAGGATGTGAAACCAGCAGGGGAAGGCAAATGA
- a CDS encoding DUF2818 family protein: MYPAESIWIFIALAFAFAIVPFLTERAFVFTPWQQAGEPVQRPFWFCFLRAVVSYGVIAAGCWLLSTQSGNLPYMFGGVVLLGAALYAPGAMVTPYVSVKHVSTRLLEVLLGYFIVGAIGFAIEANYANPAVKNWEFYAIAACLYVVLAYPGFVWRHLMKHPARHHKSA; the protein is encoded by the coding sequence ATGTATCCTGCTGAGTCAATCTGGATTTTCATCGCACTGGCGTTTGCATTTGCTATTGTGCCATTCCTGACGGAGCGTGCATTTGTGTTTACGCCATGGCAGCAGGCGGGGGAACCCGTGCAAAGACCATTCTGGTTCTGCTTTCTGCGTGCGGTGGTGTCCTATGGTGTTATTGCAGCAGGATGCTGGCTGTTGAGTACCCAGTCTGGAAATCTGCCGTATATGTTCGGCGGTGTGGTTTTGCTGGGTGCTGCGCTGTATGCGCCTGGCGCCATGGTTACGCCTTATGTGTCGGTCAAGCATGTGAGCACCCGCTTGCTGGAAGTGTTGCTGGGTTACTTTATTGTGGGTGCCATTGGTTTTGCTATCGAAGCCAACTACGCTAATCCCGCCGTGAAAAACTGGGAGTTTTACGCGATTGCCGCATGTCTTTATGTGGTGTTGGCTTACCCTGGTTTCGTGTGGCGTCATTTGATGAAGCATCCTGCCCGACATCATAAATCGGCCTGA
- a CDS encoding NADH-quinone oxidoreductase subunit M — protein sequence MTSTLPWLSLAIFVPIVAGILVLIMGSDERADFTRKLALFGSVISFLVTLPVYFGFDGSTAQMQFVEKTPWIEAFSATYHLGVDGISMWLVLLTAFITVIVVLAGWEVITKRVAQYMAAFLILSGLMVGVFAALDGLLFYIFFEATLIPMYIIIGVWGGPNRVYAAFKFFLYTLLGSLLTLVAFIYLYTQTGSFDILVWQQAKLGYTPQMLIFFALLAAFAVKVPMWPVHTWLPDAHVEAPTGGSIVLAAIMLKLGAYGFLRFSLPIAPDASHSMAGLMIALSLVAVIYIGLVAIVQDDMKKLVAYSSVAHMGFVTLGFFLFNTAAMEGAVIQMISHGFVSGAMFLCIGVLYDRLHTRRIADYGGVINTMPKFVTFFVLFSMANSGLPATSGFVGEFYVILGAVEHNFWIGLLTATALILGASYSLWMVKRVAYGDVTNEAVKQMKDVNCREYALLAILAIFVLVMGIYPKLFTDVMHVSVQQLLDHVAVSKL from the coding sequence ATGACTTCTACCTTACCCTGGCTGTCCCTGGCAATTTTTGTGCCGATCGTTGCCGGTATTCTGGTTCTGATCATGGGCAGCGACGAACGCGCCGATTTCACCCGTAAGCTGGCACTGTTCGGCTCCGTGATCAGTTTTCTGGTCACTTTGCCGGTGTATTTCGGTTTCGATGGTTCGACGGCACAAATGCAGTTTGTCGAAAAAACACCCTGGATCGAAGCCTTTTCCGCGACCTATCATCTGGGCGTAGACGGTATTTCGATGTGGCTGGTGTTGCTTACCGCTTTCATCACCGTCATCGTGGTGCTGGCTGGCTGGGAAGTGATCACCAAACGCGTTGCCCAGTATATGGCTGCGTTCCTGATCCTCTCGGGTCTGATGGTCGGGGTGTTTGCCGCGCTGGACGGTTTGCTGTTCTATATATTCTTCGAAGCTACGCTGATCCCGATGTACATTATTATCGGTGTGTGGGGTGGCCCGAACCGGGTGTATGCCGCGTTCAAGTTTTTCCTGTATACCCTGCTGGGCTCACTGCTGACACTGGTCGCTTTCATCTATCTGTACACGCAGACCGGGTCGTTTGATATTCTGGTGTGGCAGCAGGCCAAGCTGGGCTATACACCGCAAATGCTGATTTTCTTTGCATTGCTGGCAGCTTTCGCCGTCAAGGTGCCCATGTGGCCGGTCCATACCTGGTTGCCGGATGCTCACGTGGAAGCGCCTACAGGTGGTTCTATCGTGCTGGCCGCGATTATGCTTAAACTGGGTGCTTACGGCTTCCTGCGTTTTTCTCTGCCTATCGCACCGGACGCGTCTCATAGCATGGCCGGCCTGATGATTGCCTTGTCGCTGGTTGCCGTGATCTATATCGGCCTGGTGGCGATCGTTCAGGACGATATGAAAAAACTGGTGGCATACTCTTCGGTTGCCCACATGGGTTTCGTCACACTGGGCTTTTTCCTGTTCAATACGGCAGCGATGGAAGGTGCAGTGATTCAGATGATTTCTCACGGTTTCGTATCGGGCGCGATGTTCCTGTGTATCGGCGTGCTGTATGACCGTCTGCATACGCGTCGCATTGCCGACTATGGTGGCGTCATCAACACAATGCCCAAATTTGTGACCTTCTTTGTGTTGTTCTCAATGGCCAATAGCGGTCTGCCGGCAACCAGTGGTTTTGTTGGTGAATTCTATGTAATTCTGGGTGCTGTCGAGCATAACTTCTGGATTGGTCTGTTGACTGCAACCGCGCTGATCCTGGGTGCATCGTATTCACTGTGGATGGTCAAGCGCGTTGCCTATGGCGATGTTACCAACGAAGCGGTTAAACAGATGAAAGACGTGAATTGCCGCGAATATGCACTGTTGGCGATCCTGGCTATTTTCGTACTGGTAATGGGTATTTATCCGAAACTGTTTACCGATGTGATGCACGTGTCCGTTCAGCAATTGCTGGATCACGTGGCCGTTTCTAAATTGTAA
- the nuoN gene encoding NADH-quinone oxidoreductase subunit NuoN gives MMENQFNFALAAPEIILVIMAMGILVYDAFSHEATRKTTYVFSLCALVIMTVVSLMQWNSGIAGTTFYGMYVADPLSHFLKIASYLAVLVTLIYSRQYVVDRDMSKSGELYPLTLCALLGQMVMISASSMLTIYLGLELMSLALYTMVALRRDSLVATESAMKYFVLGALASGFMLYGISMVYGATGHVDLAGVIQVIRSGQAGEMTLVLGTVFVVAGLAFKLGAVPFHMWIPDVYQGAPTAITLTIGAAPKLAALAITLRLLIEGLNGVALSWQPMLIILAVLSLAIGNLTAIMQTNFKRMLAYSTISHVGFVLLGLLSGVAANGTVMSGAYASSLFYIVTYVLTTLASFGLVLLMSRQGFECENIDDLKGLNQRSPIMAFGMLLLMFSLAGIPPLVGFHAKLVVLQAVISAGHVWLAIYAVLCSLIGAFYYLRVVKVVYFDEPVQGVPAPDTAWSFRSGVMSVNGLLIIVLGILPGSLMTLCVQVIDASLKF, from the coding sequence ATCATGGAAAATCAATTTAATTTTGCACTTGCAGCGCCTGAAATCATTCTGGTGATCATGGCCATGGGCATTCTGGTTTACGATGCATTCAGTCATGAGGCTACCCGCAAAACCACCTATGTTTTTTCTCTGTGCGCTCTGGTCATTATGACCGTCGTGTCACTGATGCAATGGAATAGCGGTATTGCCGGCACCACTTTTTACGGCATGTATGTGGCCGATCCGCTGTCACATTTCCTGAAAATCGCCTCTTACCTCGCAGTGCTGGTCACATTGATCTACAGCCGCCAGTATGTGGTGGATCGTGATATGTCCAAATCCGGCGAACTGTATCCGCTCACGCTGTGTGCGTTGCTGGGTCAGATGGTGATGATTTCTGCCAGCAGCATGCTGACCATCTATCTGGGTCTGGAGCTGATGTCTCTGGCCCTGTACACGATGGTTGCATTGCGTCGTGATTCACTGGTTGCGACCGAATCGGCCATGAAATACTTCGTGCTGGGTGCGCTGGCTTCCGGCTTCATGCTTTATGGTATTTCAATGGTGTATGGTGCAACGGGTCACGTGGATCTGGCCGGCGTTATCCAGGTTATTCGCAGTGGTCAGGCAGGTGAAATGACCCTGGTTCTGGGTACCGTGTTTGTAGTGGCCGGTCTGGCATTCAAACTGGGTGCCGTGCCATTTCATATGTGGATCCCGGACGTGTATCAGGGTGCGCCTACCGCCATTACGCTGACGATTGGTGCCGCACCGAAGCTGGCTGCACTGGCCATCACACTGCGTCTGTTGATCGAAGGCCTCAATGGAGTTGCCCTGAGCTGGCAGCCTATGCTGATCATTCTGGCCGTATTGTCGCTGGCCATTGGTAACCTGACGGCCATTATGCAGACAAACTTCAAGCGGATGTTGGCCTATTCAACCATTTCGCATGTTGGCTTTGTTCTGCTGGGACTGCTGTCGGGCGTTGCCGCCAACGGTACCGTCATGAGCGGCGCTTATGCTTCTTCGCTTTTTTATATCGTAACCTACGTGCTGACCACGCTGGCCAGCTTCGGTCTGGTGTTGCTGATGAGCCGCCAGGGTTTTGAATGTGAAAACATTGACGATCTCAAAGGCCTGAATCAGCGCAGCCCGATCATGGCTTTTGGCATGCTGTTGCTGATGTTCTCGCTGGCAGGTATTCCACCGCTGGTGGGCTTTCATGCCAAGCTGGTGGTGCTGCAGGCTGTGATTTCTGCCGGTCATGTGTGGCTTGCCATCTATGCGGTCCTGTGCTCATTGATTGGTGCGTTCTACTATCTTCGCGTAGTTAAGGTCGTGTACTTTGACGAACCGGTACAGGGTGTGCCTGCACCTGATACAGCCTGGTCATTCCGCAGTGGCGTGATGTCTGTCAATGGACTGCTTATCATTGTGCTTGGCATACTGCCCGGCAGCCTGATGACCCTGTGTGTGCAGGTGATTGACGCTTCGCTTAAATTCTGA
- the nuoL gene encoding NADH-quinone oxidoreductase subunit L has translation MNNSLSSSLLLVIALAPLLGAIVTGLFGTGFVGRTVSRRASHMITIILVAVSFFGSAYVLYQVGINGAHYNDTVYTWSLIGTRVAEVGFLVDALTALMMVVVTSVSLMVHIYTIGYMSDDPGYQRFFSYISLFTFSMLMLVMANNMLQLFFGWEAVGLVSYLLIGFWYTRPTAIFANMKAFLINRVGDFGFVLGIALLFAYTGSLNYSDVFAQSDKLAATAFPGTDWHLITVACICLFIGAMGKSAQVPLHAWLPDSMEGPTPISALIHAATMVTAGIFMVARFSPLFELSPTALSFVIVIGSIGALFLGILGIIQNDIKRVVAYSTLSQLGYMTVALGASAYPIAIFHLMTHAFFKALLFLGAGSVIIGMHHDQDIRNMGGLRKYMPITWITFLIGTLSLVGTPFFAGFYSKEHIIEAAGAATVWGSGFAYWATLIGVFVTSLYSFRVYFLVFHGKPRFSTDGHAHHGDAHHSDSHDAAHGTAHDTHGHDDHHHGGTPHESPWVVTLPLLLLAIPSVIVGAWVIDPLLFGDFFKGVITVSEAHPAMEELAHEFHGWFAYGLHAFTTVPFWLMIAGLVVAWYCYLVNPALPARVYRSLSGINRVLENKYYVDWINENIFARGARGLGSLFWNVGDKGVIDGGLVSGSTRLVGLVAAISRHLQSGYIYHYAFAMIVGVIAFISIFVLVL, from the coding sequence ATGAACAACTCCTTATCATCTTCACTGCTGCTGGTTATTGCGCTGGCTCCCTTGCTGGGTGCCATCGTGACCGGCCTGTTCGGGACCGGCTTCGTCGGTCGTACAGTCAGCCGTCGCGCCTCCCATATGATTACGATCATTCTGGTGGCCGTGTCGTTCTTTGGGTCAGCCTATGTGCTGTACCAGGTAGGCATTAACGGCGCACACTATAACGATACGGTGTACACCTGGAGTCTGATTGGCACCCGCGTGGCCGAGGTGGGCTTCCTGGTTGATGCGCTCACCGCGCTCATGATGGTGGTGGTCACTTCCGTTTCGCTGATGGTGCACATTTACACCATCGGCTATATGTCCGATGACCCGGGTTACCAGCGTTTCTTCTCGTATATCTCGCTGTTCACCTTTTCAATGCTGATGCTGGTCATGGCCAACAACATGCTGCAGCTGTTCTTCGGCTGGGAAGCGGTGGGTCTGGTTTCGTATCTGCTGATTGGTTTCTGGTATACGCGTCCCACAGCGATCTTCGCCAATATGAAGGCGTTCCTGATTAACCGTGTAGGTGACTTCGGTTTCGTACTGGGTATCGCACTGCTGTTTGCCTATACCGGCTCACTGAATTACAGCGATGTTTTTGCACAATCGGACAAACTGGCAGCGACTGCGTTTCCAGGGACCGACTGGCATCTGATTACGGTGGCATGTATCTGTCTGTTTATTGGTGCCATGGGTAAATCAGCCCAGGTGCCGCTGCATGCCTGGCTGCCCGATTCGATGGAAGGCCCGACGCCTATTTCTGCCCTGATTCACGCGGCAACCATGGTGACCGCAGGTATCTTCATGGTGGCACGTTTCTCACCGCTGTTCGAGCTGTCTCCCACCGCGCTTTCATTTGTGATTGTGATTGGTAGTATCGGCGCGCTGTTCCTGGGTATTCTGGGTATTATCCAGAACGACATCAAGCGCGTGGTTGCCTATTCAACGCTGTCGCAGCTGGGTTATATGACGGTGGCGCTGGGCGCATCGGCTTATCCGATCGCGATTTTCCACCTGATGACACACGCGTTCTTCAAGGCGCTGCTGTTCCTGGGTGCGGGTTCCGTGATTATCGGCATGCACCATGATCAGGACATCCGCAATATGGGTGGCTTGCGCAAATATATGCCTATCACCTGGATCACCTTTTTGATCGGTACGCTGTCATTGGTGGGTACGCCATTCTTTGCCGGCTTCTACTCCAAAGAACACATTATCGAAGCTGCCGGTGCAGCAACGGTGTGGGGCAGCGGCTTTGCCTACTGGGCAACACTGATTGGTGTGTTCGTGACATCACTGTACTCGTTCCGCGTGTATTTCCTGGTGTTCCATGGCAAACCGCGCTTCAGCACAGATGGCCATGCGCATCACGGTGACGCTCATCATAGCGACAGCCATGACGCGGCACATGGGACGGCACACGATACGCACGGCCATGATGATCATCATCACGGTGGCACGCCGCACGAGTCTCCATGGGTGGTGACCCTGCCTCTGCTATTGCTGGCGATTCCTTCGGTGATTGTCGGTGCCTGGGTGATCGATCCGCTGCTGTTCGGCGATTTCTTCAAGGGCGTGATTACGGTTTCCGAAGCGCACCCTGCGATGGAAGAGCTGGCGCATGAATTCCACGGCTGGTTCGCGTATGGTCTGCATGCCTTCACCACCGTACCTTTCTGGCTGATGATTGCCGGTCTGGTTGTGGCGTGGTACTGCTATCTGGTTAATCCGGCCTTGCCTGCACGTGTCTATCGCTCGCTGTCCGGCATCAACCGGGTTCTGGAAAACAAATACTATGTTGACTGGATCAACGAGAATATCTTTGCCCGTGGTGCCCGTGGTCTGGGTTCACTGTTCTGGAACGTGGGCGACAAGGGTGTGATCGATGGCGGTCTGGTCTCGGGTAGTACGCGTCTGGTCGGGCTGGTGGCTGCCATCAGCCGTCATCTGCAGTCTGGTTATATTTACCATTATGCATTTGCCATGATCGTTGGCGTGATTGCCTTCATTTCAATATTTGTGCTGGTACTTTAA